A genome region from Gadus chalcogrammus isolate NIFS_2021 chromosome 7, NIFS_Gcha_1.0, whole genome shotgun sequence includes the following:
- the LOC130385781 gene encoding LOW QUALITY PROTEIN: putative nuclease HARBI1 (The sequence of the model RefSeq protein was modified relative to this genomic sequence to represent the inferred CDS: substituted 1 base at 1 genomic stop codon), producing the protein MAGIVHRYHRRRHPARVYAERAKPLEQYTSDELYARFRFGRDDIKSIXDLIRPTLQHKTRRSHALSVEEQCLIALRFYACGTFYQGIGDYMGVDKSTVSNVVKVVSMALGSLINQFVSFPKDDQIAQTKHKFFHMGNMPNTIGVIDCTHVHIQAPREREWEYVNRKGRHSINVQLVGNADLIITNCVVKWPGSVHDARILRQSALYRELQTNRPNGIILGDSAYPLLPWLMTPFPVANTHEQACFNIAHCKTRCAIERLNGLLKRRFACLNYLRVEPKVACNIILACIVLHNIATIASCPLRCQ; encoded by the coding sequence ATGGCGGGTATTGTTCATCGGTACCATAGGAGAAGGCACCCTGCTAGGGTGTACGCTGAGCGTGCCAAACCACTTGAGCAATACACTTCAGATGAACTGTATGCACGTTTTCGCTTTGGGAGAGATGACATCAAGTCCATTTGAGACCTGATTAGACCAACACTCCAACACAAAACCCGAAGGAGTCATGCTTTGTCCGTGGAGGAACAGTGCTTAATTGCACTGCGCTTTTACGCATGTGGGACTTTCTACCAAGGGATTGGAGACTATATGGGAGTGGACAAATCCACTGTGAGTAATGTGGTGAAGGTTGTGTCCATGGCACTGGGCAGTCTGATCAATCAATTTGTTTCCTTTCCCAAGGATGACCAGATTGCTCAGACTAAGCACAAGTTTTTTCACATGGGGAACATGCCTAACACGATTGGAGTTATCGATTGTACACATGTGCATATCCAAGCACCTCgtgagagggagtgggagtaTGTAAATCGGAAGGGGAGGCACAGCATCAACGTACAACTTGTGGGCAACGCCGACCTCATCATCACCAACTGTGTTGTGAAATGGCCAGGGTCTGTCCATGATGCACGCATTCTAAGACAGAGTGCACTATACAGAGAGCTCCAAACAAACCGGCCAAATGGCATTATATTGGGAGACAGCGCTTACCCACTTCTACCATGGCTAATGACCCCTTTTCCGGTTGCAAATACACATGAGCAAGCATGCTTCAACATTGCACATTGCAAAACAAGATGTGCCATTGAGCGCTTAAATGGATTGCTGAAGAGAAGGTTTGCCTGTCTTAATTACCTGCGAGTAGAACCTAAGGTGGCATGCAACATAATTCTGGCCTGTATTGTTCTGCATAACATCGCCACCATCGCGTCATGTCCCTTGCGATGCCAGTGA